CGGCGACCTGCAGTCCGCCGCGCGGGTTCATCTGAGTCATCGACTGCTCCATCTGTTGTGGGACCGATGAGGGGGCATCGGTCCGCGTTGTGCCACGGGATTGCTGTGCCGCTCGGCGCTTTAGACGCCGAGCGCCTGAATGCCCGCCTTCGCGATCTGCGCATCCTGCTCGGACTTGACGCCCGACACGCCGACCGCGCCGACCACGTGGCCGTCGACGATCACCGGCACGCCGCCTTCGAGCGTGCCCTGCAACGGCACGCTGAGGAACGCGGTGCGGCCGTTGTTGATCATGTCTTCATAGACCTTGGTTTCGCGCCGGCCGAGCGCCGCGGTGCGCGCCTTCTCGGTGGCGATATACGAGGTCGACGGCGCCGCGCCGTCGAGACGCAGCACCGCGAGCGGATGGCCGCCGTCGTCCGCGACCACGATCGCGACAGGCCACTTGTTCTTCTCGGCTTCCGCGCGGGCGGCATCGACAATGCGGGTCGTCTCGGTGACGGTCAACACGGGTTTGCTCAGCATCATGAATATCCTGTCTCGGTGATTGATGGGAGGGAGGGTAGCTGGTGCAGGCACGATCAGTGACTGGCGCGGCGTAGCTTGGGGAGATCGGGCAGTTCCGTTGCCAGGTTCGTGCGGCTCTCCGGCGCGCGCCAGATTCGACGATTTTACTTCCGCGCGAGGCAGCGCGAAACGGCGGCTTCCCCGGGCGGCTCGGCCCATGCGCCCGACACCGCCGCCGCAACGCCTGAAACCCGACCCGCGCACGGGCGGCGCGAACACCGGTTGGCCGCCCACGGACCGGTCGAAACCAGCGAAGGGCAGCCGAAACTGGCGATACGCTCGAAAAGAGGTTCGATGCGAATTCGACCTGACTCAGGTCGGTTTTCGGCACTCGTCCACGATGAGGCCAACCGGGGCGGCAGCGTTGACGATGATCGCGCTGTCGGTCCGGGGAACACGATATCGAGCCGGCGGTGCTACCCAGTCAGCGATCGGGGCGCGGCGATGAACGGCCATCGCGGAGAAATCCTTGCACCCGGTTTTCAGGACGATGTTCGAGCTGGGGTGGGCGATAGCAAGCTGGGCGAAGCCCAAACATATTCCAGCGCATAGTGCAGACAGCGTACGCATGATTTGTCCTCCTTGTGCGAGAGAACCAGGAACGTGCCCGTCAACGGTCTATCGGCTTCGCAGAGCAGGGCACTGCCGAGACCGAGATTGCGCCGCGCCGGCGGTAGCGAATCGATGGTTGGCTCGTTGAAGGCAGCGCACGCCTGGTACGCTTTCAATCTATGCAGTGCCGATTAA
Above is a window of Paraburkholderia sprentiae WSM5005 DNA encoding:
- a CDS encoding heme-binding protein; translation: MLSKPVLTVTETTRIVDAARAEAEKNKWPVAIVVADDGGHPLAVLRLDGAAPSTSYIATEKARTAALGRRETKVYEDMINNGRTAFLSVPLQGTLEGGVPVIVDGHVVGAVGVSGVKSEQDAQIAKAGIQALGV